Proteins co-encoded in one Arachis hypogaea cultivar Tifrunner chromosome 11, arahy.Tifrunner.gnm2.J5K5, whole genome shotgun sequence genomic window:
- the LOC112722399 gene encoding aminoaldehyde dehydrogenase 2, peroxisomal produces METPIPTRQLFIDGEWKPPILSNRIPIINPSTQQVVGDIPAATKEDVDAAVAAARRALNRNKGNDWPSASGAHRARYLRAIAAKVVERKDHLAKLESLDCGKPLDEAAWDMDDVAGCFEFYADLAEKLDAKQKAPVSLPMETFKSYVLKEPIGVVGLITPWNYPLLMATWKVAPALAAGCAAILKPSELASVTCLELADICKEVGLPPGVLNILTGFGPDAGAPLASHPDVDKIAFTGSSATGSKVMTAAAQLVKPVSLELGGKSPIIVFEDVDLDKAAEWTLFGCFWTNGQICSATSRLIVHESIAAKFLDTLVKWAKNIKISDPFEEGCRLGPVVSEGQYEKILKFISNAKSEGATILTGGSRPEHLKNGFFIEPTIITDVTTSMQIWKEEVFGPVLCVKTFSTEEEALDLAHDTIYGLGAAVISNDLERCDRVSKAFKAGIVWINCSQPCFTQAPWGGTKRSGFGRELGEWGLDNYLSVKQVTQYISNDPWGWYQSPSKL; encoded by the exons ATGGAAACCCCAATCCCAACTCGACAGTTGTTCATTGACGGAGAATGGAAGCCCCCCATCCTCAGTAACAGAATTCCAATTATCAACCCTTCCACTCAGCAAGTCGTCG GGGACATTCCAGCTGCCACCAAGGAGGATGTAGACGCCGCCGTCGCCGCCGCTAGAAGAGCACTCAACCGCAACAAAGGCAACGACTGGCCTTCTGCTTCCGGTGCTCACCGAGCCCGCTATCTCCGCGCCATCGCTGCCAAGGTCGTCGAGAGAAAGGATCACCTCGCTAAGCTTGAATCCCTTGATTGCGGAAAACCACTCGATGAAGCTGCCTGGGACATG GATGATGTTGCTGGTTGCTTCGAGTTCTACGCTGACCTTGCGGAGAAACTCGACGCTAAGCAGAAGGCACCCGTTTCTCTTCCCATGGAAACTTTCAAGAGTTATGTCCTCAAAGAACCCATTGGTGTTGTTGGATTAATCACCCCATG GAACTATCCTCTGTTAATGGCTACATGGAAGGTTGCCCCTGCTCTGGCAGCTGGTTGTGCTGCGATATTGAAGCCTTCTGAATTGGCATCTGT GACATGTTTGGAGCTGGCTGACATATGCAAAGAAGTGGGCCTTCCTCCGGGTGTATTAAATATTCTCACTGGATTTGGCCCTGATGCTGGTGCTCCCTTAGCTTCCCACCCTGACGTAGACAAG ATTGCCTTTACTGGAAGCTCTGCAACTGGAAGCAAGGTTATGACAGCTGCTGCACAATTAGTCAAG CCTGTCTCACTAGAGCTTGGTGGAAAAAGCCCAATCATTGTTTTTGAGGATGTTGATCTTGACAAGG CTGCTGAATGGACCCTCTTTGGTTGCTTCTGGACAAATGGTCAGATATGCAGTGCAACTTCCCGCCTTATTGTTCAT GAAAGTATAGCAGCAAAATTTTTGGATACCCTTGTCAAATGGGCCAAAAACATCAAAATTTCAGATCCCTTTGAAGAAGGTTGCAGGCTAGGCCCGGTTGTTAGTGAAGGACAG TATGAAAAAATATTGAAGTTTATCTCAAATGCCAAGAGTGAGGGCGCAACCATTTTGACTGGTGGATCTCGTCCAGAG CATCTAAAGAATGGATTTTTTATTGAACCAACCATTATAACGGATGTGACTACCTCCATGCAAATTTGGAAAGAAGAAGTATTTGGACCCGTGCTCTGTGTAAAAACATTTAGTACCGAGGAAGAGGCTCTTGATCTAGCACATGACACCAT CTATGGGTTAGGAGCTGCTGTCATTTCAAATGACCTTGAAAGATGTGATCGTGTATCTAAG GCGTTTAAGGCTGGAATTGTATGGATCAATTGCTCTCAACCATGTTTCACTCAAGCCCCATGGGGAGGCACGAAACGTAGTGGTTTTGGTCGCGAATTAGGAGAATG GGGACTTGACAACTACTTGAGCGTGAAGCAAGTTACTCAGTATATCTCTAATGATCCATGGGGCTGGTACCAGTCTCCTTCAAAGCTGTGA